A genome region from Arthrobacter sp. V1I9 includes the following:
- a CDS encoding Hpt domain-containing protein, with protein sequence MTQHDGDALPLLDSSVLDRLHLELDHDEGVWKVFIQDFVALLPTRLERLRSALTTGDAVAAKDATLSLKTSSQMVGAERLAGLALDLEGALRFDSSEGDPSVVLPRIATTHLTRIRQCAEQTSYLLKRHLLGFPGRV encoded by the coding sequence GTGACTCAGCACGACGGCGATGCTCTGCCCCTGCTGGACAGTTCAGTGTTGGACAGGTTGCACTTGGAACTCGACCACGACGAAGGAGTCTGGAAGGTCTTCATCCAGGACTTCGTCGCCCTTCTGCCTACCAGGTTGGAAAGGCTTCGGTCGGCTCTGACCACCGGCGACGCTGTCGCGGCCAAAGACGCAACTCTTAGCCTGAAGACCTCAAGCCAGATGGTGGGCGCGGAACGGCTGGCGGGCCTTGCCCTTGACCTGGAGGGGGCCCTGCGCTTTGACTCCAGTGAGGGGGACCCGTCCGTTGTCCTGCCCCGGATTGCAACAACCCATCTGACGAGGATCAGGCAATGCGCGGAACAAACAAGCTACCTCTTGAAACGGCACCTGCTTGGATTCCCTGGCCGGGTTTAG
- the lepB gene encoding signal peptidase I, translated as MQFFVGRWPRLLVVALIPALAILAVRAWVVEPFSVSSDSMEPTIPQGAVVLLYKPAAAADWIQNGVVVAFTSPVDGQSAIKRVIAKEGQTVAIRDSVLYVDDVLVPEPFIDHSRIDATYFGPEEVPAGSVFVMGDNRGVSIDSRDFGAVPLTAVQGTLLTGQK; from the coding sequence ATGCAGTTCTTTGTCGGCCGCTGGCCCCGCCTCCTGGTTGTGGCGCTGATTCCTGCCTTGGCCATCCTTGCCGTCCGCGCGTGGGTGGTGGAGCCTTTCAGCGTGTCGTCAGACAGCATGGAGCCCACCATTCCACAGGGCGCCGTGGTTCTTTTGTACAAGCCGGCAGCTGCGGCAGACTGGATCCAGAATGGCGTAGTGGTGGCTTTCACCAGCCCTGTTGACGGCCAATCGGCGATCAAGCGGGTCATTGCAAAGGAAGGGCAGACCGTTGCCATCCGGGACTCCGTGCTGTACGTGGACGACGTCCTCGTCCCAGAGCCTTTCATCGATCACAGCCGCATCGACGCAACGTACTTCGGACCGGAAGAAGTGCCCGCCGGAAGTGTCTTTGTAATGGGGGACAACCGCGGTGTGTCCATCGATTCCCGGGACTTCGGGGCCGTGCCTTTGACGGCGGTCCAAGGCACGCTGCTGACGGGTCAGAAATAA
- a CDS encoding response regulator transcription factor, whose protein sequence is MTRILIADDEPRIASFITKGLTAAGYTTSSVEDGIRALDYGSSGEFDLLILDIGMPRMDGLAVLSALRAMKCTIPVIVLTAKDSLQDTLAALDGGADDYMTKPFRFEELLSRIRLRLRDNPGVQAVPHPEQGDVTLDADLRSAKVQGRTVPLSAREFAMARAFVENAGKVLTREQLLSRVWGYDFDGSSNVVDVYVGYLRNKLGPERILAVRGAGYRFVVAPAAQPQLQTRT, encoded by the coding sequence ATGACCCGGATACTGATCGCCGACGACGAGCCAAGGATCGCGAGCTTCATCACCAAGGGGCTCACCGCGGCCGGCTACACCACCTCATCAGTGGAGGACGGCATCCGCGCCCTGGACTACGGCAGCTCCGGGGAGTTCGACCTGCTCATCTTGGACATCGGCATGCCCAGGATGGACGGCCTCGCTGTGCTCTCAGCTTTGCGCGCCATGAAGTGCACCATTCCGGTGATTGTGCTGACGGCCAAGGATTCGCTGCAGGACACCCTGGCCGCGCTCGACGGCGGTGCTGACGACTACATGACCAAACCCTTCCGGTTCGAGGAACTCCTCTCGAGGATCCGCCTGCGGTTGCGCGATAACCCGGGAGTCCAGGCGGTGCCCCACCCCGAGCAAGGGGACGTCACGCTCGATGCCGACCTTCGCAGCGCAAAAGTCCAGGGCCGGACGGTACCGTTGTCCGCCCGGGAATTTGCCATGGCCCGGGCCTTCGTAGAGAACGCGGGCAAGGTGCTCACCAGGGAACAGCTGCTGAGCCGGGTGTGGGGATACGACTTTGACGGGTCCTCCAACGTGGTGGACGTCTACGTGGGCTACCTGCGTAACAAACTCGGGCCCGAACGAATCCTGGCTGTCCGGGGCGCGGGTTACCGCTTTGTAGTTGCGCCTGCAGCCCAGCCCCAGCTCCAGACCCGTACATGA
- a CDS encoding cell wall metabolism sensor histidine kinase WalK, with amino-acid sequence MRPPIAMTDRVSAGMRASPLAQGWHGFRAELRTVRFRVLATVLAFLAAGLMVTGITTLILDLRTLNSRVNEELLLQSARLQNVAAQGAPGGGPYTSLDQLFTVFLQGDAPGRYESVMATVNGGNTFLPAGGQPTDLADPELLEAARAQHVENQTVFHDLPLEARTVRLAITSVSLGDGDGGPGGLLVAASEVGWQREQMIGSFGTFAIASLATLLLAGAVGFAVTGRLFVPIRRLRQATGSITFEDLSTRVLVPAGDDDVSQLATDFNRMLDRLEKGIADQRQFVDDASHELRTPLTIIGGHLQLLQAEDPKDVSETQVLLLEELDRMQSLVDELLMLARSGRPGFVRLEWIDADAFLQAAMDRIRVLADRRWKIESMPGGHVRADRNRLTQAIEQLAANAVQSTRRHDVISLGAAWTATAGGTAPHGPRDPSLAGFEIWVADTGCGISPADQERIFERFARADVSRGSEGSGLGLPIVKAIAEAHSGTLRVTSRVNEGSRFVLSLPGGTP; translated from the coding sequence ATGAGACCGCCGATCGCAATGACGGACAGAGTTTCCGCCGGCATGCGCGCTTCGCCGCTGGCCCAGGGCTGGCACGGCTTCCGCGCAGAACTGCGCACCGTGCGCTTTCGGGTACTGGCCACGGTCCTGGCTTTCCTGGCGGCCGGCCTAATGGTTACCGGCATTACCACCCTCATCCTGGACCTGCGCACCCTCAACAGCCGTGTCAACGAAGAGCTCCTGCTGCAGTCCGCCCGGCTTCAAAACGTTGCGGCGCAGGGCGCCCCGGGCGGCGGGCCGTACACGTCACTCGACCAGCTGTTCACCGTTTTCCTTCAGGGTGACGCTCCCGGCAGGTACGAATCGGTGATGGCGACGGTAAACGGCGGCAATACATTCCTGCCCGCCGGAGGGCAGCCCACCGATCTCGCTGATCCTGAATTGCTCGAGGCAGCCCGCGCCCAGCACGTTGAAAATCAGACTGTCTTCCATGACTTGCCGCTGGAAGCGCGGACGGTGCGCTTGGCTATAACCTCCGTATCGCTTGGAGACGGAGACGGAGGCCCCGGCGGGTTGCTGGTCGCAGCAAGCGAAGTCGGCTGGCAGCGGGAGCAGATGATCGGGTCCTTCGGCACCTTTGCAATCGCGTCGCTGGCCACGCTGCTGCTGGCTGGCGCGGTGGGCTTCGCAGTGACAGGCCGCCTGTTTGTTCCCATCAGGCGGCTTCGCCAGGCCACCGGATCCATCACGTTTGAGGACCTGAGCACCCGAGTGCTGGTCCCAGCCGGTGACGACGACGTTTCGCAACTGGCAACTGACTTTAACCGGATGCTGGACAGGCTGGAAAAGGGCATCGCGGACCAGCGCCAGTTTGTGGACGACGCCAGCCATGAACTCCGAACACCACTGACCATCATCGGCGGCCATCTCCAACTGCTGCAGGCGGAAGATCCCAAGGACGTCAGCGAGACCCAGGTGCTGCTCCTGGAGGAACTGGACCGCATGCAGTCCCTCGTGGATGAGCTCCTGATGCTGGCCCGCAGCGGCCGTCCGGGCTTCGTCCGGCTGGAATGGATCGACGCCGACGCCTTCCTTCAAGCGGCGATGGACAGGATCAGGGTCCTGGCAGATCGACGGTGGAAGATCGAAAGCATGCCCGGCGGCCACGTTCGCGCAGACCGCAACCGCCTCACCCAGGCCATCGAACAGTTGGCCGCCAACGCGGTGCAGTCCACGCGGCGCCATGACGTTATCTCCCTTGGTGCAGCCTGGACCGCGACAGCCGGCGGCACGGCGCCGCACGGACCCCGGGATCCTTCGCTTGCCGGTTTCGAAATTTGGGTGGCTGACACGGGGTGCGGAATCAGCCCCGCGGACCAGGAACGGATCTTCGAACGCTTCGCCAGAGCCGACGTCTCCCGCGGCAGCGAAGGGTCGGGCCTAGGCCTGCCAATCGTCAAGGCCATCGCCGAAGCCCACAGCGGAACGCTGCGGGTGACTTCGCGGGTCAATGAAGGCAGCCGGTTTGTGCTCTCACTTCCAGGAGGAACCCCATGA
- a CDS encoding BTAD domain-containing putative transcriptional regulator, whose amino-acid sequence MNFGTAVSKTRLMDLLWGGNHPAVALPTLESYVSVLRRHLQPGTGRTGPLRTVTGGYTIDRSLVELDLDRFETLTKMASQAEPGAALELLTEALDLASAPLLGDELLPAWAEEERATHAAQVSLARVMAAETALSVGEVGKAIAWGGAAAKEDPLNERAWTALILGLEQNGENTEALRAYDRCRRTIDQELGCAPGPALREAQTRLLRSTAATSRPAEPHRPSHGFTDGGSIALMTDPDVVTRQETGRLRILIVDDHTTFSDLLAGALDREPDLQSVGAAKSVASAVTMFRDLGPDVVIMDLYLPDGSGLNAAERILAEAPETRIVMLTGNPSQEALREAARMGICGFLPKDGALGVMLDTLRHAHAGNMIVNPSLVARWGSTVPSASGPLGK is encoded by the coding sequence ATGAATTTTGGCACTGCAGTGTCGAAGACCCGGCTTATGGATTTGCTGTGGGGCGGGAACCACCCGGCCGTTGCCCTGCCTACCCTTGAAAGTTACGTCAGCGTCCTCCGGCGCCACCTGCAGCCCGGCACCGGACGAACAGGCCCCCTGCGAACCGTCACGGGGGGCTATACCATCGACCGGTCATTGGTGGAACTGGACCTGGACCGGTTCGAGACACTGACCAAAATGGCCAGCCAGGCGGAGCCAGGTGCGGCGCTGGAACTGCTGACAGAAGCACTTGACCTGGCATCCGCTCCGCTGCTGGGGGACGAACTGCTGCCCGCTTGGGCAGAGGAGGAGCGGGCTACCCACGCAGCCCAGGTCAGCCTGGCCCGCGTCATGGCCGCAGAAACCGCGCTCTCGGTAGGGGAAGTCGGCAAGGCAATTGCGTGGGGCGGTGCCGCGGCAAAGGAGGATCCCCTCAACGAACGGGCTTGGACCGCGTTGATTCTTGGCCTTGAGCAGAACGGCGAGAACACTGAAGCCCTGCGGGCTTATGACCGTTGCCGCAGGACCATTGACCAGGAACTGGGCTGTGCCCCGGGTCCGGCGCTGCGGGAGGCGCAGACCAGGCTTCTGAGGAGCACCGCGGCAACTTCCAGGCCAGCGGAACCCCATCGCCCCAGCCACGGGTTCACGGATGGTGGTTCCATTGCCCTGATGACAGACCCGGATGTGGTCACCCGGCAGGAAACGGGACGCCTGCGGATCCTGATCGTTGATGACCACACCACGTTTTCCGACCTGCTGGCCGGTGCGCTGGACCGCGAGCCGGACCTGCAAAGTGTGGGAGCGGCGAAGTCCGTGGCATCCGCGGTGACGATGTTCCGGGACCTTGGGCCCGACGTCGTCATCATGGACCTGTACCTTCCTGACGGCTCCGGGCTCAACGCTGCCGAGCGTATCCTCGCCGAAGCGCCGGAAACCCGGATCGTAATGCTGACGGGCAACCCGTCGCAGGAGGCGCTGCGTGAGGCCGCGCGCATGGGCATCTGCGGGTTCCTTCCGAAGGACGGCGCTTTGGGAGTCATGCTGGACACCCTGAGGCACGCCCATGCCGGCAACATGATCGTGAATCCGTCCCTGGTGGCAAGGTGGGGCAGCACCGTCCCCTCCGCATCGGGACCTTTGGGGAAGTGA
- a CDS encoding sensor histidine kinase, protein MTGRITVRKLFAGKSTHAATVGHAATVSRDAAERREVRAAVARFLTAGFAALVLVAVPISFWVGAEAERHALANARDITQRLADNVVGPLITDQLLAQDPAAIELLDRRLAPWLAESGVTRIKVWDEHFRVVYSDVESLIGQDFEEEEWARELLEGGPATATFESQTEAENEFEADSGELVEVYARSASANGAPMIFETYSTGEGVRREQQAVLMGMVPPMALSLAVLQLTQLIPAVRLARRMQVHQAARNAMLRCAIEASDQERRQIASELHDEVIQDLSGLAYALESEERRGPLELQPVFVNARTMLQDNIRTLRAMTSELYPPDLEELGLQASLTRLEAPLVERGIDLTVEIPDKLVLDRDRAVLLYRVAREALVNVSKHSSAQSVGIRIWQTGQRTQLTVSDDGVGFNPSEPRTEGHFGLRILGDTIRQAGGTFEVRSAPGAGTSVTAAFGVAAPALRFAGRHLVAKSSSRDTAVLKAT, encoded by the coding sequence GTGACCGGCAGAATCACCGTGCGCAAACTTTTTGCGGGGAAGTCCACCCACGCCGCCACCGTTGGCCACGCCGCCACCGTTAGCCGCGACGCCGCCGAGCGGCGCGAGGTCAGGGCAGCCGTTGCCAGATTCCTCACTGCCGGTTTCGCGGCCCTCGTCCTGGTTGCCGTCCCCATCTCCTTCTGGGTGGGTGCCGAAGCGGAACGGCACGCCCTGGCCAACGCCAGGGACATCACCCAGCGCCTGGCCGATAACGTGGTGGGGCCCTTGATAACGGACCAGCTCCTGGCCCAAGACCCCGCCGCGATAGAACTGCTCGACCGGAGACTGGCGCCGTGGCTGGCTGAGAGCGGCGTGACCAGGATTAAGGTATGGGACGAGCACTTCCGCGTGGTCTACTCCGACGTTGAGTCGCTCATCGGGCAGGACTTCGAAGAGGAGGAATGGGCACGCGAGCTCCTTGAAGGCGGGCCGGCGACGGCGACCTTTGAATCCCAGACTGAAGCAGAGAATGAGTTTGAGGCGGACTCCGGCGAGCTCGTGGAAGTCTATGCCCGCTCCGCTTCCGCGAATGGGGCGCCGATGATCTTCGAGACGTACAGCACGGGGGAGGGAGTCCGCCGCGAACAGCAAGCAGTCCTGATGGGAATGGTTCCGCCCATGGCGCTGTCATTGGCGGTCCTCCAGCTGACACAACTGATTCCGGCCGTCCGCCTGGCACGGAGGATGCAGGTCCATCAGGCGGCGCGCAACGCAATGCTGCGCTGCGCCATCGAGGCATCGGACCAGGAGCGCCGTCAGATTGCCAGCGAACTCCATGACGAGGTGATCCAGGACTTGTCCGGGCTCGCCTACGCCTTGGAATCGGAGGAGCGCCGCGGTCCGCTGGAACTGCAGCCCGTGTTTGTCAACGCCCGGACGATGCTCCAGGACAATATCCGCACCCTGCGGGCCATGACCAGTGAACTTTATCCCCCTGACCTCGAGGAGCTCGGGCTCCAGGCTTCCCTGACAAGGCTGGAGGCACCCCTGGTTGAGCGCGGAATTGACCTTACGGTTGAGATCCCGGACAAGCTCGTGCTCGACCGGGACCGGGCAGTTCTGCTCTACCGGGTGGCGCGGGAGGCCCTGGTTAATGTCAGCAAGCATTCCTCCGCGCAATCGGTGGGAATCCGGATCTGGCAAACCGGCCAGAGGACACAGCTCACAGTTTCCGATGATGGCGTGGGCTTCAACCCGAGCGAACCCCGCACCGAAGGTCATTTTGGTCTGAGGATACTCGGGGACACGATCCGGCAGGCCGGCGGCACCTTTGAAGTCCGCTCAGCACCGGGAGCCGGAACTTCTGTCACCGCAGCGTTCGGCGTGGCCGCTCCCGCCCTCCGTTTCGCCGGGCGGCACCTTGTTGCCAAATCTTCCAGCCGGGACACAGCGGTGTTGAAGGCCACCTAG
- a CDS encoding fibronectin type III domain-containing protein, whose amino-acid sequence MLAGTTTLALVGAGASVVMAANPPVGPGNIEIFTKRDMVAIEGYAAQAGQDATIRVSRGGSLIGVARGVVDSTGFLEVNHPGGVCWDLVTPNISGGDDVTVEFEDGSSDGAIAGTAVITNVDSVDGSPTPDAGDVEGKVVVKGTYGADVDIARMAVEIVNPDMRDMGIGERAIGWPDDETPAGYTVEGSAGNGEFTVTYGFFSEAERDAALAGDPSVASWQAEPVGVEAQLGLTISEFKEIDGPGFGGCPAGPSGQAPNQPTEVFASTAGNNSITATWAAATVPADAPAITGYEVIAEDTVLDQEVSIKVGAEATSATIRGLVDGQAYPVKVVALNGQSSNPAAAGTVSVTSAEQPPAASAPAAPGNVAVKDGSLLGSADVTWTAAAANGSAVTGYTVQALSGNEVAATADAGSGATSAKLEGLTPGTEYSFVVTANSVAGNTAAERVAFSVKAGALTAPAAPNVVRVTTGNGGATVEWQAAAAGNTPVTGYVLTATPASGTAVTVKTDAAARNAALSGLTNGTTYTLKLVATSAAGESAPATFGTGASATLTPADQLTATAEFRADKREWRIGGSASITTGNTITATNSSGARIGTATVAADGSWTIRARNSTAAVTPTIKVTSSAGGSITVAATTR is encoded by the coding sequence TTGCTCGCAGGAACCACCACGCTGGCACTTGTGGGAGCTGGTGCGTCCGTTGTGATGGCGGCGAACCCCCCGGTCGGCCCTGGCAACATTGAAATCTTCACCAAGCGCGACATGGTAGCTATCGAGGGATACGCTGCACAGGCGGGACAGGACGCAACCATCCGCGTGTCCCGGGGCGGTAGCCTCATCGGCGTCGCACGCGGCGTAGTGGATAGCACAGGCTTCCTTGAGGTCAATCACCCCGGAGGTGTCTGCTGGGATCTGGTCACACCCAACATCTCAGGAGGCGACGACGTCACGGTCGAGTTTGAGGACGGCAGCTCAGACGGAGCGATAGCAGGCACGGCGGTCATCACGAACGTCGACTCTGTTGACGGGTCTCCCACTCCGGACGCCGGTGATGTCGAGGGCAAGGTTGTAGTCAAGGGCACGTACGGCGCGGACGTCGACATCGCCCGCATGGCCGTGGAAATCGTCAACCCTGACATGAGGGACATGGGCATCGGCGAGCGGGCAATCGGCTGGCCCGACGATGAGACACCTGCCGGCTACACGGTCGAGGGCAGCGCTGGGAACGGCGAGTTCACCGTGACGTACGGTTTCTTCTCCGAAGCCGAGCGGGATGCCGCTCTTGCTGGTGACCCGTCCGTCGCCAGCTGGCAGGCAGAGCCGGTTGGCGTCGAGGCCCAGCTCGGCCTGACCATCTCCGAGTTCAAGGAGATCGACGGCCCAGGCTTCGGCGGATGCCCCGCGGGGCCCTCCGGGCAAGCACCCAACCAACCAACTGAGGTTTTCGCCAGCACGGCAGGCAACAACAGCATTACCGCCACATGGGCAGCCGCCACCGTTCCCGCGGACGCTCCTGCCATCACCGGCTACGAGGTAATCGCAGAGGATACTGTTCTCGACCAGGAAGTGAGCATCAAGGTCGGAGCCGAAGCAACAAGCGCAACCATCCGCGGTTTGGTGGACGGTCAGGCGTACCCGGTCAAGGTAGTGGCCTTGAACGGACAGTCGAGTAACCCCGCGGCGGCCGGCACGGTTAGCGTGACGTCTGCCGAGCAGCCCCCAGCGGCCTCCGCACCCGCGGCTCCGGGCAACGTGGCCGTGAAAGACGGTTCCCTGCTCGGTTCAGCGGATGTCACGTGGACCGCGGCCGCCGCCAACGGCTCGGCTGTAACCGGGTACACAGTTCAAGCGCTGTCCGGGAATGAGGTAGCCGCTACGGCTGATGCCGGCAGCGGTGCCACTTCAGCCAAGCTCGAAGGGCTCACACCAGGAACGGAGTACAGCTTCGTCGTCACTGCTAACAGCGTTGCGGGCAACACTGCAGCTGAACGTGTGGCCTTCTCCGTGAAGGCAGGGGCACTGACTGCACCTGCCGCTCCCAACGTGGTTAGGGTAACCACCGGCAACGGCGGCGCGACTGTCGAATGGCAGGCTGCAGCCGCCGGCAATACACCGGTTACCGGTTACGTCCTGACGGCTACCCCGGCATCCGGAACAGCTGTCACGGTGAAGACGGACGCGGCAGCGCGTAACGCCGCGCTGAGCGGGCTTACCAACGGCACCACCTACACCCTCAAGCTGGTCGCGACCAGCGCAGCAGGCGAGAGCGCTCCGGCAACCTTTGGTACCGGCGCTTCGGCAACCCTGACTCCCGCGGACCAGCTCACGGCCACGGCCGAGTTCCGCGCTGACAAGCGGGAATGGCGGATTGGTGGAAGCGCCAGCATCACCACCGGCAACACAATCACGGCAACCAACTCCAGCGGTGCGCGGATCGGCACTGCGACGGTCGCTGCTGATGGTAGCTGGACGATCCGCGCTCGTAACTCGACCGCGGCAGTGACGCCAACCATCAAGGTGACGTCCTCCGCGGGCGGATCCATCACGGTAGCCGCCACGACAAGGTAG
- a CDS encoding YcnI family protein: MKTSIRRTLKITGAAALTAVLLAAGAAAATAHVTVDPSVTKEGGFTKLTFSVPNESATAKTSRLEVKLPTETPLTSVSVKPIDGWKAQVITTDLPKPVEVQGTTVTKAPTSVVWTADSAHQIGQNEFQTFTISVGRLPVAGTTVVLPAAQGYTDGTTVNWADTEVADHDHSAATSSATASTAPTGAEPSHPAPSFLTTAAESDAAHTRTAAAAAEAAPAAPVAAASSSNGGDTAGWFGLAAGLIGLATGGTALARSRPVRNN; encoded by the coding sequence GTGAAGACCTCCATCCGCCGTACCCTCAAAATCACCGGGGCCGCCGCGCTCACTGCTGTCCTCCTGGCCGCCGGCGCGGCCGCAGCTACTGCCCACGTAACCGTCGATCCCTCCGTAACAAAAGAGGGCGGGTTTACCAAGCTGACGTTCAGCGTTCCTAACGAATCCGCCACAGCCAAAACCAGTCGGCTCGAAGTGAAGCTGCCCACCGAGACCCCGCTGACATCCGTCTCAGTCAAGCCCATCGACGGCTGGAAAGCCCAAGTCATCACCACAGACCTGCCCAAACCTGTGGAGGTCCAGGGCACGACGGTCACAAAAGCCCCTACCAGCGTGGTCTGGACCGCGGATTCCGCCCATCAGATCGGGCAAAACGAGTTCCAAACCTTCACCATTTCCGTAGGCCGCCTCCCTGTTGCCGGCACCACGGTGGTCCTGCCCGCAGCGCAGGGCTATACGGACGGGACAACGGTCAACTGGGCCGACACGGAGGTTGCCGACCACGACCATTCAGCAGCAACGTCCTCCGCAACGGCATCAACAGCACCCACTGGAGCTGAGCCGTCCCACCCGGCACCGTCCTTCTTGACGACGGCAGCAGAATCGGATGCGGCCCACACCAGGACGGCCGCCGCAGCCGCAGAGGCGGCGCCCGCCGCGCCGGTTGCCGCTGCTTCTTCATCAAACGGTGGGGACACTGCCGGCTGGTTTGGGCTCGCCGCAGGCCTGATCGGCCTCGCCACCGGTGGGACGGCACTGGCACGCAGCCGCCCCGTCAGAAACAACTAG
- a CDS encoding cytochrome c oxidase assembly protein: MACLALLVGGTLSLVWAYTYGSSANPGLLDRTGPAVTWGLPTAKLVFNLASAGTIGALVLAIFALPHSGTPYQRALRLAGCSAAVWAVAAAVHTSASFLLLANRALTEGFGDEFLTYLTRIDAGRAGALSTLIAAAVTLMCFRLKSRRTLAVTAVAAFAGLLPLVMKSHAAGGIDHADSTTALFVHAATAAVWLGGLLALVVLRPVLPAGQLGVTVRRYSTLALISFIALAVSGFLGALTRISTVESLLSPYGVIVLAKAGVFVILGLIGALHRRWSVGRIEKNPDRGGRHFTGLAVVELAVMGAASGMAAALARTEPPPAAGSGKTSAGDFAAGLPEPGLWEYLSRWAPDPLWILACGFAVVAYLAGVRRLRAGGRSWPLHRTVAWLAGMAVLFVVTNGGVHIYQGYLFNAHVLTQMMLTAVVPLLLVPAAPLTLAKMAITARTDGSTGVREFLDRSVEPVLGALRRDPILTIFILAASLLVIYYTPLLEWAAVGQIGYSTMTLLALLTGSLATAALTTAPDQGTSSSRSRLIVLAGMAGVYAFGGLKLLEQAPAMEMPWFTLVGQPWGFSPAAAAELGGPIMWSIAAVALAITAAMIIVRRGQSLQNQDPGPADSTARESAAVHEELATPSA, from the coding sequence ATGGCATGTCTGGCCCTGCTGGTGGGCGGGACGCTGTCGCTGGTCTGGGCCTACACGTACGGCAGCAGCGCGAACCCTGGCTTACTGGACAGGACGGGCCCGGCCGTGACCTGGGGCTTGCCCACCGCCAAGCTGGTGTTCAACCTCGCCAGTGCCGGCACTATTGGCGCCTTGGTGCTGGCAATCTTCGCACTCCCCCACAGTGGAACCCCGTATCAGCGGGCACTCCGGCTTGCTGGTTGCTCGGCGGCGGTCTGGGCCGTGGCCGCTGCGGTACACACATCCGCAAGCTTCCTGCTCCTTGCCAACCGGGCACTTACGGAGGGCTTCGGTGATGAATTCCTGACGTACCTGACCAGGATTGACGCCGGCCGTGCCGGCGCACTCAGCACTCTCATAGCCGCGGCCGTGACACTGATGTGCTTCCGGCTCAAGAGCCGGCGCACTCTTGCCGTCACCGCCGTCGCGGCTTTCGCCGGACTGTTGCCGCTGGTCATGAAATCCCACGCGGCCGGCGGCATCGACCACGCGGACAGCACCACCGCCCTGTTCGTCCACGCGGCCACCGCGGCGGTCTGGCTCGGCGGCCTCCTTGCGCTGGTAGTGCTGCGACCAGTGCTGCCGGCCGGCCAGCTGGGCGTCACGGTACGCCGGTACTCGACCCTGGCGCTGATCAGCTTCATCGCCCTCGCAGTCTCAGGATTCCTGGGCGCCCTCACCAGAATCAGCACGGTGGAGTCCCTGCTGAGCCCCTATGGTGTGATCGTCCTGGCCAAGGCCGGAGTCTTCGTCATCCTCGGGCTGATCGGTGCACTCCACCGGCGCTGGTCGGTGGGACGGATTGAAAAGAACCCGGACCGGGGCGGCAGGCACTTCACCGGCCTCGCCGTCGTCGAACTCGCAGTCATGGGCGCCGCCTCCGGGATGGCTGCGGCACTGGCCCGAACAGAACCCCCGCCGGCCGCCGGATCCGGAAAGACGTCCGCCGGGGACTTCGCCGCAGGGCTGCCCGAGCCCGGCCTTTGGGAATACCTATCCCGCTGGGCCCCTGACCCGTTATGGATCCTGGCCTGCGGCTTCGCCGTGGTTGCGTACCTGGCCGGCGTGCGGCGCCTCCGGGCCGGGGGCCGTTCCTGGCCCCTGCACCGCACGGTGGCGTGGCTTGCGGGAATGGCTGTCCTGTTCGTGGTTACGAACGGGGGCGTGCACATCTACCAGGGCTACCTGTTCAACGCCCACGTACTGACCCAGATGATGCTCACTGCCGTGGTGCCGTTACTGCTCGTCCCGGCTGCCCCGCTGACTTTGGCCAAAATGGCCATCACGGCCAGGACTGACGGCAGTACCGGAGTCAGAGAATTCCTGGATCGGTCCGTGGAACCGGTACTGGGAGCGCTGCGCAGGGATCCAATCCTGACCATATTTATCCTCGCCGCGTCCTTGCTCGTCATCTACTACACCCCTCTGCTCGAATGGGCGGCCGTGGGACAAATTGGCTACAGCACCATGACCCTGCTCGCCCTGCTCACCGGCTCCCTCGCCACCGCCGCGCTCACCACGGCCCCGGACCAAGGCACCAGCAGCTCCCGCAGCCGGCTGATCGTCCTGGCAGGCATGGCCGGCGTCTACGCATTCGGCGGGTTGAAACTTCTGGAGCAGGCTCCTGCAATGGAGATGCCCTGGTTCACATTGGTAGGCCAACCCTGGGGGTTCTCTCCGGCTGCTGCCGCGGAACTGGGCGGCCCCATCATGTGGTCCATCGCCGCCGTAGCACTCGCCATTACAGCCGCCATGATCATCGTTCGCCGCGGCCAGAGCCTGCAGAACCAGGATCCGGGGCCCGCGGACAGCACGGCCCGGGAGTCCGCGGCTGTACATGAAGAACTCGCCACTCCCTCTGCCTGA